From the genome of Acidobacteriota bacterium, one region includes:
- a CDS encoding ABC transporter substrate-binding protein, translating into MNARARRLAVAAGLLAGACGNPLPVVETGGDYDPLADPLVDPPSLHELYPVAEPQRADTATTIVRHDFSQPATLNPLFPSGAASAWTMFGMLFEWLVIRHGSPANYDWNSNVVLAVKPSEDLHSVTLELNPELRWHDGEPWTAHDVVFSLEALRDERVPVSFWPTARDLIAGATAESEHRVRFDFAGLLAPQLRLEALAFPIMPLHIVGDAAERAADPTLRSSPYYNRYGREAVIGSGPFRFVEWRNNDRVVLERWEDHYLFDRAPPAAKTMIFKFQPDRNLAFLQFLGGEYDQIYVDANIFARQAKGELFAERGVKGRHASALLLSLLWNMDGSNPFFTDPLVRRALAHAYDAETVLRRVGHGLYRRSYGFMVEERGWDYEPAILEQALDYDLERAAELLDQAGWLADPDTGWRYKEIDGERVRFSFELSYTAGLTYVPPTLDILREDFRRLGVEMVTRAYESASLNERRLAHEFQALGTIVGTTQDPNALRNQLATDAYDGGRNSGGYSNPRVDELFDLGKREQDSERRAAIYREIHREVYKDQPVLFLFHVSFLWVFNNDIRGVELGPMGTILLWPTPPEGWPSRVGPGWWRERP; encoded by the coding sequence GTGAACGCCCGGGCGCGGCGGCTGGCGGTGGCGGCCGGCCTTCTGGCCGGCGCCTGCGGCAATCCGCTGCCCGTGGTCGAGACCGGCGGCGATTACGACCCGCTGGCCGATCCTCTCGTCGATCCGCCGTCGTTGCACGAGCTGTACCCGGTCGCCGAGCCGCAACGCGCCGACACGGCGACGACGATCGTCCGCCACGACTTCTCGCAGCCGGCGACGCTCAATCCGCTCTTTCCGTCCGGCGCGGCGTCCGCCTGGACGATGTTCGGGATGCTCTTCGAGTGGCTCGTCATCCGTCACGGCAGCCCGGCCAACTACGACTGGAACTCGAACGTCGTCCTCGCGGTGAAACCGTCGGAGGATCTGCACTCCGTCACCCTGGAGTTGAATCCCGAGCTCCGCTGGCACGACGGCGAGCCCTGGACGGCGCATGACGTCGTGTTCTCGCTCGAAGCCCTGCGCGACGAACGGGTGCCGGTGAGCTTCTGGCCGACGGCGCGCGACCTCATCGCCGGGGCCACGGCGGAGAGCGAGCACCGGGTGCGCTTCGACTTCGCCGGCCTTCTGGCCCCGCAGTTGCGGCTGGAGGCGCTCGCCTTTCCCATCATGCCGCTCCACATCGTGGGCGACGCCGCCGAGCGCGCAGCCGATCCGACCCTGCGGTCTTCGCCCTACTACAACCGCTACGGCCGCGAGGCGGTGATCGGCAGCGGCCCGTTCCGCTTCGTGGAATGGCGCAACAACGACCGCGTCGTCCTCGAACGGTGGGAAGACCACTACCTCTTCGACCGGGCGCCGCCGGCCGCGAAGACGATGATCTTCAAGTTCCAGCCCGACCGGAACCTCGCCTTCCTGCAGTTCCTGGGAGGAGAGTACGACCAGATCTACGTCGACGCGAACATCTTCGCCCGGCAGGCGAAAGGGGAATTGTTCGCAGAGAGAGGCGTGAAGGGTCGGCACGCGTCGGCGCTGCTGCTCAGCCTCCTGTGGAACATGGACGGCAGCAATCCCTTCTTCACCGACCCCCTGGTGCGCCGGGCGCTCGCCCACGCCTACGACGCGGAGACGGTGCTGCGCCGCGTCGGCCACGGCCTGTACCGGCGTTCCTACGGCTTCATGGTGGAAGAACGCGGCTGGGACTACGAGCCGGCGATCCTCGAGCAGGCGCTCGACTACGACCTGGAGCGCGCCGCCGAACTCCTCGACCAGGCCGGCTGGCTCGCCGACCCCGACACCGGTTGGCGCTACAAGGAGATCGACGGCGAGCGGGTCCGCTTCAGCTTCGAGTTGTCGTACACCGCCGGCCTGACCTACGTGCCGCCGACGCTCGACATCCTGCGCGAGGACTTCCGGCGGCTCGGGGTCGAGATGGTGACCCGCGCCTACGAGAGCGCTTCGCTCAACGAGAGGCGGCTCGCCCACGAGTTCCAGGCGCTCGGGACGATCGTCGGCACGACCCAGGATCCGAACGCCCTCCGCAACCAGCTCGCCACCGACGCCTACGACGGCGGCCGCAACAGCGGCGGCTACTCGAACCCCAGGGTCGACGAACTCTTCGACCTGGGCAAGCGGGAGCAGGACAGCGAGAGGCGCGCCGCGATCTACCGGGAGATCCACCGCGAGGTGTACAAGGACCAGCCGGTCCTGTTCCTGTTCCACGTCAGCTTCCTCTGGGTGTTCAACAACGACATCCGCGGTGTGGAACTCGGCCCGATGGGCACGATCCTTCTGTGGCCGACACCGCCCGAGGGCTGGCCGTCGCGGGTCGGTCCGGGCTGGTGGCGCGAGCGCCCCTAG
- a CDS encoding acyl-CoA dehydrogenase family protein has translation MTPDQIRREVSAWLDAHWRVDRPLIEWRNLLLEAGWAAPHWPEEWYGRGFTLEQTVVVVEVFREKAAVPAAQVGPRGLASETILACGSDDQKRRFLRPILTGEHTWCQLFSEPGSGSDLAGLSTRAEFKDGNWIINGQKVWNTSAHHADFGLLVARSDWDVPKHQGISYFLLDMRQSGVEARPLRQMNGHQSFNEVFMTNAVVPPEDLIGGEGNGWHVAKTTLSFERRGFSRRVRGSTLDGPKQGPIYEEYEEELRIAAEPYTWYPQREGRVDLVVPRARETGAIADPATRQEIAKLICMHTGAKLASDSAEAKRKAGTTDIIPEGSIGKLAASVIARQASLVHTMISGADSMLSGPESAADGIIAEILVSVPAISIAGGTDEIQRNIISERVLGMPKGYRADQGPFRDIKRNA, from the coding sequence ATGGCGGAACCTCCTGCTCGAGGCCGGCTGGGCGGCGCCGCACTGGCCCGAGGAGTGGTACGGGCGCGGCTTCACGCTCGAGCAGACCGTCGTCGTAGTCGAGGTCTTCAGGGAGAAGGCCGCGGTTCCGGCCGCGCAGGTGGGTCCGCGGGGCCTGGCGTCGGAGACGATCCTGGCGTGCGGCTCGGACGATCAGAAGCGACGCTTCCTCCGGCCGATCCTGACCGGCGAACACACCTGGTGCCAGCTCTTCAGCGAGCCAGGCAGCGGGTCCGATCTCGCCGGCCTGAGCACCCGGGCCGAGTTCAAGGACGGCAACTGGATCATCAACGGTCAGAAGGTCTGGAACACGAGCGCCCACCACGCGGACTTCGGGCTGCTGGTCGCGCGCAGCGACTGGGACGTGCCGAAGCACCAGGGGATCAGCTACTTCCTGCTCGACATGCGGCAGTCCGGCGTCGAGGCGCGGCCGCTCCGGCAGATGAACGGACATCAGTCGTTCAACGAGGTCTTCATGACGAACGCGGTCGTACCGCCGGAGGACCTGATCGGCGGCGAGGGCAACGGCTGGCACGTCGCGAAGACCACGCTCTCCTTCGAACGGAGGGGCTTCAGCCGCCGCGTTCGCGGGTCCACGCTCGACGGACCGAAGCAGGGGCCCATCTACGAGGAGTACGAAGAGGAACTCCGGATCGCCGCCGAGCCCTACACCTGGTACCCGCAGCGCGAGGGCCGGGTCGATCTCGTCGTGCCGCGCGCCCGGGAGACCGGAGCGATCGCCGATCCTGCGACGCGGCAGGAGATCGCGAAGCTGATCTGCATGCACACGGGGGCGAAGCTCGCCTCCGACAGCGCGGAGGCCAAGCGCAAGGCCGGCACGACGGACATCATCCCCGAAGGCTCCATCGGCAAGCTGGCGGCCAGCGTCATCGCGCGCCAGGCGTCGCTGGTCCACACGATGATCTCGGGCGCCGACTCCATGCTGAGCGGTCCCGAGTCGGCCGCGGACGGGATCATCGCGGAGATCCTGGTTTCGGTACCGGCCATCTCGATCGCCGGCGGCACGGACGAGATTCAGCGCAACATCATCTCCGAGCGCGTGCTGGGGATGCCGAAGGGCTACCGCGCCGACCAGGGTCCGTTCCGGGATATCAAGCGCAACGCGTGA